From a region of the Sebastes umbrosus isolate fSebUmb1 chromosome 10, fSebUmb1.pri, whole genome shotgun sequence genome:
- the mlh1 gene encoding DNA mismatch repair protein Mlh1 isoform X1, translated as MILTFISSVNMAGVIRRLDETVVNRIAAGEVIQRPANAVKELIENCLDAKSTNIQVTVKDGGLKLLQIQDNGTGIRREDMEIVCERFTTSKLQTFEDLSAIATYGFRGEALASVSHVAHVTITTKTADAKCAYRANYSDGKLKGPPKPCAGNQGTQILVEDLFYNVSTRRKALKSPGDEYSRIVEVVSRYAIHNSGKSFSVKKQGETVADVRTLPNASVVDNIRGVFGNAVSRELIEVGCEDQKLAYKMKGYISNANYSVKKCILVLFINHRLVESSALKKAIETVYAAYLPKNTHPFLYLSLEIAPQNVDVNVHPTKHEVHFLHEDSVIESVQKHVESKLLGSNSSRTYFTQTLLPGLSVSGGSEVKSSSTAAESSERVYAHQMVRTDCRAQKLDAFLQPKEKPPPDPEPAGPSSREAATKTAQPGRVEMEETDDADMLEAMAEQEAEVPKVDQDDGVQRKRPRKEQQQDEEEEDLTAAATPKRRAIKLNSIKELRAEITENTHKGLQEMLQNHSFVGCVNPQWTLIQHHTKLYLLNTTKLSQELFNQILIYDFGNFGVLRLSTPAPLYDLAMLALESEESGWTEDDGPKEGLAQYIVDFLKKKTEMLGDYFSVEIDQEGNLTGLPLLLDKYVPVMEGLPMFILRLATEVNWDNEKECFRDFSKECSMFYSIRKRYILEAEPGEEQDAEVNSWRWKVEHVIFKAFRTLFSPPKNFSEDGTVLQIANLPDLYKVFERC; from the exons ATGATACTTACAT TCATCAGCTCTGTAAACATGGCGGGAGTCATCCGAAGGCTCGACGAGACGGTTGTGAACAGAATAGCTGCAGGAGAAGTTATCCAGCGTCCTGCCAACGCAGTCAAAGAACTGATTGAGAACTG TCTGGATGCCAAGTCCACCAACATTCAGGTGACGGTGAAAGACGGCGGACTGAAGCTCCTTCAGATTCAGGACAACGGCACTGGCATCAGG AGAGAAGATATGGAAATTGTCTGTGAGAGGTTTACAACCAGCAAACTCCAGACTTTTGAGGACCTCTCAGCTATTGCAACCTATGGATTCAGAGGAGAG GCCCTTGCTAGTGTGAGCCATGTTGCCCATGTTACCATAACGACTAAGACAGCTGATGCCAAGTGCGCTTACAG AGCCAACTACAGCGATGGCAAACTGAAAGGGCCTCCCAAACCATGCGCTGGAAACCAGGGAACACAGATTCTT GTGGAGGACCTCTTCTATAATGTGTCCACCAGGAGGAAAGCTTTAAAGAGCCCCGGTGATGAGTACTCCAGGATTGTGGAGGTGGTCAGCAG GTACGCCATACACAATTCAGGAAAAAGTTTTTCTGTCAAAAAG CAAGGAGAGACTGTGGCAGATGTGAGGACTCTACCCAACGCATCTGTAGTAGATAATATTCGAGGAGTTTTTGGCAATGCAGTCAGCAG GGAGCTGATCGAAGTTGGCTGCGAGGATCAGAAGCTTGCTTACAAGATGAAAGGCTACATCTCTAACGCAAATTACTCAGTCAAGAAATGCATCCTGGTCCTCTTCATCAACC ATCGGCTGGTGGAGTCAAGTGCTTTGAAGAAAGCAATCGAGACAGTTTATGCTGCCTACCTTCCCAAGAACACGCACCCCTTTCTATACCTCAG CTTGGAGATCGCGCCACAGAATGTAGACGTGAATGTCCATCCCACCAAACATGAGGTGCATTTCTTGCATGAAGACAGCGTCATCGAGAGCGTTCAGAAGCACGTCGAGAGCAAACTTCTGGGCTCCAACTCCTCACGCACATACTTCACTCAG ACATTGCTGCCAGGCCTGTCAGTCTCAGGTGGCAGTGAGGTCAAGTCCTCCAGCACCGCGGCAGAGTCTAGCGAGCGAGTCTACGCACATCAGATGGTGAGGACCGATTGTCGCGCACAAAAGCTGGACGCCTTCCTCCAGCCGAAAGAGAAGCCACCTCCTGACCCTGAACCAGCCGGTCCCAGCAGCAGGGAGGCTGCGACCAAGACCGCCCAGCCTGGCcgggtagagatggaggagacagATGACGCAGACATGCTGGAGGCCATGGCTGAGCAGGAAGCGGAGGTGCCAAAAGTCGACCAAGACGACGGCGTTCAAAG GAAGCGACCCaggaaagagcagcagcaggatgaagaagaggaggacctGACGGCTGCAGCCACACCAAAGAGACGAGCCATAAAACTGAACAGCATCAAAGAGCTCAGAGCTGAGATCactgagaacacacacaaag GTCTTCAAGAAATGTTGCAGAACCACTCGTTTGTCGGCTGCGTCAACCCTCAGTGGACTCTGATCCAACATCACACTAAACTGTACCTGCTCAACACAACCAAACTCAG CCAGGAGCTATTCAACCAAATACTCATCTATGACTTTGGGAACTTTGGCGTACTAAGACTATCT ACACCAGCTCCACTTTATGACCTGGCCATGTTGGCTCTGGAGTCTGAGGAGAGCGGCTGGACAGAAGATGATGGTCCTAAAGAAGGCCTGGCTCAGTACATTGTGGATTTCTTGAAGAAGAAAACTGAGATGCTGGGGGACTACTTTTCCGTGGAGATAGACCAG GAAGGAAATCTAACAGGGCTGCCGTTACTCCTCGACAAGTACGTCCCGGTGATGGAGGGTCTCCCCATGTTCATCCTGCGCCTGGCCACTGAG GTGAACTGGGACAATGAAAAGGAGTGCTTCAGAGACTTCAGTAAGGAGTGCAGCATGTTTTACTCCATCAGGAAGCGGTACATCCTGGAGGCCGAGCCGGGAGAGGAGCAG GATGCTGAGGTGAACTCGTGGCGTTGGAAAGTTGAGCACGTCATCTTCAAAGCTTTCCGAACCCTCTTCAGTCCTCCGAAGAACTTCAGTGAGGACGGCACTGTGCTCCAGATCGCCAACTTACCTGACCTCTATAAAGTGTTTGAGAGGTGCTAA
- the mlh1 gene encoding DNA mismatch repair protein Mlh1 isoform X2, whose amino-acid sequence MAGVIRRLDETVVNRIAAGEVIQRPANAVKELIENCLDAKSTNIQVTVKDGGLKLLQIQDNGTGIRREDMEIVCERFTTSKLQTFEDLSAIATYGFRGEALASVSHVAHVTITTKTADAKCAYRANYSDGKLKGPPKPCAGNQGTQILVEDLFYNVSTRRKALKSPGDEYSRIVEVVSRYAIHNSGKSFSVKKQGETVADVRTLPNASVVDNIRGVFGNAVSRELIEVGCEDQKLAYKMKGYISNANYSVKKCILVLFINHRLVESSALKKAIETVYAAYLPKNTHPFLYLSLEIAPQNVDVNVHPTKHEVHFLHEDSVIESVQKHVESKLLGSNSSRTYFTQTLLPGLSVSGGSEVKSSSTAAESSERVYAHQMVRTDCRAQKLDAFLQPKEKPPPDPEPAGPSSREAATKTAQPGRVEMEETDDADMLEAMAEQEAEVPKVDQDDGVQRKRPRKEQQQDEEEEDLTAAATPKRRAIKLNSIKELRAEITENTHKGLQEMLQNHSFVGCVNPQWTLIQHHTKLYLLNTTKLSQELFNQILIYDFGNFGVLRLSTPAPLYDLAMLALESEESGWTEDDGPKEGLAQYIVDFLKKKTEMLGDYFSVEIDQEGNLTGLPLLLDKYVPVMEGLPMFILRLATEVNWDNEKECFRDFSKECSMFYSIRKRYILEAEPGEEQDAEVNSWRWKVEHVIFKAFRTLFSPPKNFSEDGTVLQIANLPDLYKVFERC is encoded by the exons ATGGCGGGAGTCATCCGAAGGCTCGACGAGACGGTTGTGAACAGAATAGCTGCAGGAGAAGTTATCCAGCGTCCTGCCAACGCAGTCAAAGAACTGATTGAGAACTG TCTGGATGCCAAGTCCACCAACATTCAGGTGACGGTGAAAGACGGCGGACTGAAGCTCCTTCAGATTCAGGACAACGGCACTGGCATCAGG AGAGAAGATATGGAAATTGTCTGTGAGAGGTTTACAACCAGCAAACTCCAGACTTTTGAGGACCTCTCAGCTATTGCAACCTATGGATTCAGAGGAGAG GCCCTTGCTAGTGTGAGCCATGTTGCCCATGTTACCATAACGACTAAGACAGCTGATGCCAAGTGCGCTTACAG AGCCAACTACAGCGATGGCAAACTGAAAGGGCCTCCCAAACCATGCGCTGGAAACCAGGGAACACAGATTCTT GTGGAGGACCTCTTCTATAATGTGTCCACCAGGAGGAAAGCTTTAAAGAGCCCCGGTGATGAGTACTCCAGGATTGTGGAGGTGGTCAGCAG GTACGCCATACACAATTCAGGAAAAAGTTTTTCTGTCAAAAAG CAAGGAGAGACTGTGGCAGATGTGAGGACTCTACCCAACGCATCTGTAGTAGATAATATTCGAGGAGTTTTTGGCAATGCAGTCAGCAG GGAGCTGATCGAAGTTGGCTGCGAGGATCAGAAGCTTGCTTACAAGATGAAAGGCTACATCTCTAACGCAAATTACTCAGTCAAGAAATGCATCCTGGTCCTCTTCATCAACC ATCGGCTGGTGGAGTCAAGTGCTTTGAAGAAAGCAATCGAGACAGTTTATGCTGCCTACCTTCCCAAGAACACGCACCCCTTTCTATACCTCAG CTTGGAGATCGCGCCACAGAATGTAGACGTGAATGTCCATCCCACCAAACATGAGGTGCATTTCTTGCATGAAGACAGCGTCATCGAGAGCGTTCAGAAGCACGTCGAGAGCAAACTTCTGGGCTCCAACTCCTCACGCACATACTTCACTCAG ACATTGCTGCCAGGCCTGTCAGTCTCAGGTGGCAGTGAGGTCAAGTCCTCCAGCACCGCGGCAGAGTCTAGCGAGCGAGTCTACGCACATCAGATGGTGAGGACCGATTGTCGCGCACAAAAGCTGGACGCCTTCCTCCAGCCGAAAGAGAAGCCACCTCCTGACCCTGAACCAGCCGGTCCCAGCAGCAGGGAGGCTGCGACCAAGACCGCCCAGCCTGGCcgggtagagatggaggagacagATGACGCAGACATGCTGGAGGCCATGGCTGAGCAGGAAGCGGAGGTGCCAAAAGTCGACCAAGACGACGGCGTTCAAAG GAAGCGACCCaggaaagagcagcagcaggatgaagaagaggaggacctGACGGCTGCAGCCACACCAAAGAGACGAGCCATAAAACTGAACAGCATCAAAGAGCTCAGAGCTGAGATCactgagaacacacacaaag GTCTTCAAGAAATGTTGCAGAACCACTCGTTTGTCGGCTGCGTCAACCCTCAGTGGACTCTGATCCAACATCACACTAAACTGTACCTGCTCAACACAACCAAACTCAG CCAGGAGCTATTCAACCAAATACTCATCTATGACTTTGGGAACTTTGGCGTACTAAGACTATCT ACACCAGCTCCACTTTATGACCTGGCCATGTTGGCTCTGGAGTCTGAGGAGAGCGGCTGGACAGAAGATGATGGTCCTAAAGAAGGCCTGGCTCAGTACATTGTGGATTTCTTGAAGAAGAAAACTGAGATGCTGGGGGACTACTTTTCCGTGGAGATAGACCAG GAAGGAAATCTAACAGGGCTGCCGTTACTCCTCGACAAGTACGTCCCGGTGATGGAGGGTCTCCCCATGTTCATCCTGCGCCTGGCCACTGAG GTGAACTGGGACAATGAAAAGGAGTGCTTCAGAGACTTCAGTAAGGAGTGCAGCATGTTTTACTCCATCAGGAAGCGGTACATCCTGGAGGCCGAGCCGGGAGAGGAGCAG GATGCTGAGGTGAACTCGTGGCGTTGGAAAGTTGAGCACGTCATCTTCAAAGCTTTCCGAACCCTCTTCAGTCCTCCGAAGAACTTCAGTGAGGACGGCACTGTGCTCCAGATCGCCAACTTACCTGACCTCTATAAAGTGTTTGAGAGGTGCTAA
- the fam83ha gene encoding protein FAM83H — protein sequence MAHRSQCSSAGDNPLDPNYLPPHYREEYRLAIDALIEEDLDGYYQFLQKADVVDFLSSTEVQYIQNSVQAPQQHNHPEQHFQETGVDGSSDTYWPIHSDLDAPGLDLGWPQQHPFIGPTEVTTLVNPPEPDMPSIKEQARRLIKNAQQVVAIVMDMFTDVDIFADILDAAMRNVAVYIILDKQNAHHFVNMVSNCRVNIQNIQLLRVRTVSGITYHCRSGKSFKGQMMDRFLLTDCRAVLSGNYSFMWSFEKLNRCMAHLFLGQLVSTFDEEFRILFAQSDPLVLENFTPMEELSLKRQYPSERTLYREPKNAAHQEEWPRQSYDDLDWRMMSLKKQEYMHGPADTYNRFKSQQSRMDPSFDQGPSRMPMIENLAFKRHSYAEGVHSRYSHPFLQQQGMPEPENQGRHLHRGQQPGPGPGPGPGRGRGPGPGKEADYSGNDKFWNQDFYSGDQYSDPGFPQETEPLDNFDPVLNYLSSTRNADVDQGSEKSLPASDLPFGSPHPRRSNRRQPNACQTSPTPSNPSDQKQYFQEPDRKDPMVKRGLRNWRISSYLSAHDNPGDEGLPSTPPNADPFEEPSYPMQQTPGIDLSIPKVPNVREFRIPAVPRASQIPNYAKTTAQEQPKKLPDELTAVAAETKTTPTPSESSSTTDVEEAEQKEPKTTGLRREESFRRKYNAAIPRSSRLRSSLIFSSLEQQQHTSQDTKAALGQQDEESDKNEAEQTKPPFVSQVLGQRRTTAREPFEWSRYMKSATDPSKPDDSPKDKNSKDLSEIQESLKPPDEEQAKPSPSMPRSKASNADLPQTNQPEQPPMLTTPLFVDMSDPDNRLMFFKEMAAKRKAAKAAEAAEAEKNKEKALMESPTELKNNNTVKKEEPVPKETSEKMADASTSEGVLEKNATAEDAGKTVSTEACKSVSLSLDASDKTSKQDSQVKTDPNTSQSCKQEQTRVSTDSEKIELKNCQSAATGSVSAETEAPQSEPPEEPKLSNPAVKTSSPSHPPTPTTTTPASVPSLAQGTDEKESTCLDSTSKESSSLTPSSVEVPPSSAVAALDSNTQSPESVQLETSVSSPPLLPEQHTGSELSSSIPPGQNSSSDHILPDSGSQINPSPSPSSSAPLSTPAETISSNVTPEDSSSPLTSSTLSPNAQESVTPSPPEPSQLTPSETRSAADSAHVESDISPDTCAADSEPNTSSSQPSTKTEESCDPTPSEKDVPESENNAAPKSVGEESEVLGSSKDVIADSTPPSLSPSLPESCLPNVSDLESKSTPAENETPTPSPADTLPKHSPAETSSPVHPDLTPNASQPERQATPPSELNLTEIVAPSPTETVSCSQLTESVGSVLSPEAEKTLATLHSASDTNCHPKEIATDATETPMLLSAETSSPSERTSKVPIEPDLPCKTPESVTCEPHPSEPPVPAENSNTDIQNDLSKEPEMSVPGEEKTDDTETTNKENETTTQESVCNEKTNEQVGEKTNEHVGKNNCSETPEITSDEVVPPSPQSKQPKSNQSRYSSSTANVLSSSNLRDDTKLLLEQISANSQSRNEAAKESPVTDDEKEDEADKNAKREKERGIRSFTKEQSSQDREKLLEKIQNMRKERKVYSRFEMAP from the exons ATGGCACATCGCTCTCAGTGTTCCTCTGCTGGGGATAACCCCCTGGACCCCAACTACCTCCCCCCTCACTATCGGGAAGAGTACCGCTTGGCTATTGACGCCCTGATTGAGGAAGACTTGGACGGATACTATCAGTTCCTCCAAAAAGCAGATGTGGTGGACTTCCTGTCCTCAACTGAGGTTCAGTATATTCAGAACTCTGTTCAGGCCCCTCAGCAGCACAACCACCCTGAACAACATTTTCAGGAGACTGGGGTAGATGGCTCCTCAGACACTTACTGGCCGATTCACTCTGACCTGGACGCCCCAGGTTTGGACCTCGGCTGGCCTCAACAGCACCCCTTTATTGGGCCCACAGAGGTCACCACTCTGGTCAACCCCCCTGAGCCTGACATGCCGAGTATCAAGGAGCAGGCCCGACGACTTATCAAGAATGCTCAGCAG GTGGTTGCTATAGTGATGGACATGTTTACTGATGTTGACATATTTGCGGATATTCTTGATGCTGCCATGAGGAATGTTGCCGTCTACATCATCCTAGACAAGCAGAACGCACATCACTTCGTCAACATGGTGTCCAACTGCAGAGTCAATATACAGAACATTCAA CTTTTACGTGTGAGAACAGTGTCTGGCATCACGTACCACTGCCGCTCAGGGAAATCCTTCAAAGGTCAGATGATGGATCGCTTCTTGTTGACAGACTGCAGGGCTGTGCTGAGTGGAAACTACAG CTTCATGTGGTCTTTTGAGAAGCTCAACCGCTGTATGGCACACCTTTTCCTTGGACAGCTTGTGTCGACCTTTGATGAAGAGTTTCGGATTCTGTTCGCTCAGTCTGATCCGTTGGTGCTTGAAAATTTCACTCCAATGGAAGAGCTTAGCCTTAAAAGGCAATATCCAAGTGAAAGAACACTGTATAGAGAGCCAAAGAACGCCGCTCATCAAGAGGAATGGCCGAGACAGTCCTATGATGATCTGGATTGGAGAATGATGTCCCTTAAAAAGCAGGAATACATGCACGGCCCTGCAGATACGTACAACAGATTTAAATCCCAGCAATCTCGCATGGATCCGTCTTTTGATCAGGGCCCCTCCAGGATGCCCATGATAGAAAATCTCGCCTTCAAACGTCACAGTTATGCTGAAGGCGTTCACAGTAGATACTCTCACCCATTCCTGCAGCAACAGGGAATGCCAGAGCCTGAGAACCAAGGAAGGCATCTCCACAGGGGGCAGCAGcctggaccaggaccaggaccaggaccaggacgaggacgaggaccaggaccaggaaaAGAAGCAGATTACAGTGGCAATGACAAGTTCTGGAACCAAGACTTTTATTCAGGAGATCAGTACTCTGATCCTGGTTTTCCACAGGAAACGGAGCCACTTGATAACTTTGACCCTGTGCTTAACTATTTATCATCTACCAGAAATGCAGACGTTGATCAGGGCTCTGAGAAATCACTACCTGCATCAGATTTACCATTTGGTTCACCTCACCCTAGAAGATCGAATAGGCGCCAGCCTAATGCCTGTCAAACATCTCCCACCCCCTCAAATCCCTCTGATCAGAAGCAGTATTTCCAGGAGCCTGACCGCAAGGATCCTATGGTGAAACGGGGGCTGAGAAACTGGAGGATTAGCTCATACCTCAGTGCACATGATAATCCAGGAGATGAAGGCCTGCCATCGACACCACCTAATGCAGATCCTTTTGAGGAGCCCTCTTACCCCATGCAGCAAACACCAGGCATAGATTTATCAATCCCTAAAGTCCCTAATGTCAGAGAGTTTAGGATTCCTGCAGTTCCCAGGGCAAGTCAGAtaccaaattatgccaaaaccACTGCACAAGAACAGCCAAAGAAATTGCCTGATGAACTTACTGCAGTAGCAGcagaaaccaaaacaacaccaacaccttCAGAATCATCATCCACAACTGACGTGGAGGAGGCAGAGCAAAAGGAACCAAAAACTACTGGTCTTCGAAGGGAGGAGTCGTTCCGTAGGAAATACAATGCAGCGATACCGAGGAGCTCTAGGTTAAGATCCTCTCTGATATTCAGCTCTCTGGAGCAGCAGCAACATACTTCTCAAGATACCAAAGCTGCTCTAGGCCAACAGGATGAGGAAAGTGACAAAAATGAGGCAGAACAGACAAAACCCCCTTTTGTTTCTCAGGTTTTGGGACAAAGGAGGACTACTGCAAGAGAACCTTTTGAATGGAGCCGTTACATGAAGTCTGCCACAGACCCATCCAAACCAGATGATTCACCAAAGGACAAAAATTCAAAGGATCTTTCAGAGATACAAGAATCATTAAAACCACCAGATGAAGAGCAAGCAAAACCTTCACCATCAATGCCCCGATCCAAGGCTTCTAACGCTGACTTGCCTCAAACCAATCAGCCAGAACAGCCACCCATGCTCACCACTCCATTGTTTGTAGATATGAGTGATCCTGATAACAGGCTCATGTTTTTCAAAGAGATGGCAGCAAAACGCAAAGCCGCTAAAGCTGCAGAAGCTGCAGAAGCTGAAAAGAACAAAGAGAAGGCTTTGATGGAATCACCAACTgaactaaaaaacaacaatactgTTAAAAAGGAGGAACCTGTACCAAAAGAAACCTCAGAAAAGATGGCTGATGCTTCAACATCTGAGGGTGTATTAGAAAAAAATGCTACTGCAGAGGATGCAGGGAAAACAGTATCCACAGAAGCATgcaagtcagtcagtctgtctttAGATGCCAGTGATAAGACTAGCAAGCAGGACAGTCAGGTCAAGACTGATCCCAATACCTCCCAAAGCTGTAAACAAGAACAAACAAGAGTTTCAACTGATTCAGAGAAGATAGAGCTGAAGAACTGccaatcagcagcaactgggtctgtttctgcagaaacAGAAGCACCTCAGAGCGAACCACCAGAAGAGCCAAAGCTCTCAAATCCTGCTGTAAAAACGAGTAGCCCCAGTCATCCACCTacaccaacaacaactactccTGCTAGTGTTCCTTCTCTTGCACAAGGTACTGATGAAAAAGAAAGCACATGCCTTGATTCTACCTCAAAGGAGTCTAGTTCACTCACTCCCAGTTCAGTGGAGGTACCACCATCTTCTGCAGTTGCTGCATTGGATTCTAACACCCAAAGTCCTGAATCAGTTCAGTTAGAAAccagcgtctcctctcctcctctgctacCTGAACAACACACTGGATCAGAATTAAGCTCTTCCATCCCACCGGGCCAAAACTCTTCCTCTGATCACATTCTACCAGATTCTGGTTCACAGATCAATCCAAGTCCTTCACCCTCTAGCTCTGCTCCTCTTTCCACTCCAGCAGAGACCATATCCTCTAATGTTACCCCAGAAGATTCAAGCTCTCCGCTAACTTCCAGCACATTGTCCCCAAATGCACAGGAATCTGTCACCCCTTCACCACCAGAACCCTCCCAATTGACACCATCCGAGACCCGTTCAGCAGCTGactctgcacatgttgaatcTGATATTTCTCCTGACACATGTGCTGCTGATTCAGAGCCAAACACATCCTCATCACAGCCCAGTACAAAGACTGAAGAATCTTGTGATCCTACACCTTCAGAAAAAGATGTCCCTGAATCAGAAAACAACGCTGCTCCAAAGAGTGTTGGAGAGGAATCGGAGGTTCTTGGATCATCAAAGGATGTCATAGCTGATAGCACACCTCCTAGCCTTAGCCCTTCATTGCCTGAATCATGTTTACCAAATGTATCTGATCTGGAAAGTAAATCCACACCTGCTGAAAATGAGACTCCTACCCCCTCCCCAGCAGACACTCTACCCAAGCATTCACCAGCAGAAACAAGCTCTCCTGTCCACCCAGACTTGACTCCTAATGCTTCCCAGCCAGAAAGACAAGCGACCCCTCCCTCCGAACTTAACCTGACAGAAATTGTCGCTCCTTCTCCTACTGAAACAGTATCATGTTCTCAACTAACGGAGTCGGTTGGATCAGTTTTGTCCCCTGAGGCTGAAAAAACATTGGCTACATTGCACAGCGCCTCAGATACTAACTGTCATCCAAAGGAGATTGCAACAGACGCCACCGAAACTCCAATGCTCCTATCAGCAGAAACGTCAAGCCCATCTGAGCGTACCTCAAAAGTCCCAATAGAGCCTGACCTGCCGTGCAAAACACCTGAATCTGTGACTTGTGAACCCCACCCTTCAGAGCCACCTGTACCTGCTGAAAATAGTAATACGGACATTCAGAATGACTTAAGCAAAGAACCTGAAATGTCTGTCcctggtgaggaaaaaactgatGATACAGAGACCACAAATAAGGAGAATGAAACTACTACACAGGAGTCAGTCTGCaatgagaaaacaaatgaacaagtaggtgagaaaacaaatgaacacgTAGGGAAAAATAACTGCTCCGAAACGCCAGAGATCACATCAGATGAAGTCGTTCCTCCGTCACCACAGTCCAAGCAGCCAAAGTCAAACCAGTCTCGCTACTCATCATCAACAGCCAACGTGCTCTCAAGCAGCAACCTCAGAGACGATACAAAGCTGCTTTTGGAGCAAATTTCTGCCAACAGCCAAAGCAGGAACGAAGCTGCCAAAGAGTCTCCGGTCACTGATGACGAGAAAGAAGACGAAGCTGACAAAAATGCCAAAAGGGAGAAAGAACGAGGGATCAGGTCATTTACCAAAGAGCAGTCAAGTCAGGACCGCGAGAAGCTGCTGGAGAAGATTCAGAAcatgaggaaggagaggaaagttTACAGCCGATTTGAG ATGGCACCTTAA
- the LOC119495598 gene encoding androgen-dependent TFPI-regulating protein produces MTSTLRRAYHFAAFSWYAFVVKSLAAKDGEDLPPGIFVYGGPWKYLTFLNLLLQMLFFGLAALNDLQAGKKSESTLSRCKDLLFSVFAFPVGMFVVLLFWTIFAYDRELVYPATIDTFFPPWINHAMHTFVLPVLLGEVLVQPHIYPQTKHAMAALGGVGIAYLSWIIWVYLSVGIWVYPLLQHFSTAGLACFFFFNMSVVTLLYVLGDKLNSHIWSKRH; encoded by the exons ATGACTTCAACCCTGAGGAGAGCGTACCACTTCGCAGCATTCAGCTGGTATGCTTTTGTTGTGAAGAGTCTCGCTGCGAAGGATGGAGAGGACTTACCACCAGGAATCTTTGTATATGGAGGACCTTGGAAGTACCTTACTTTTTTGAATTTG TTACTACAAATGTTATTCTTTGGACTGGCGGCACTGAATGATCTACAAGCTGGGAAGAAGTCAGAGAGTACTCTGAGCAGATGTAAAGAccttctcttctctgtctttGCCTTTCCTGTGGGCATG tttgttgttcTACTTTTCTGGACGATCTTTGCATATGACAGAGAATTAGTCTACCCGGCTACTATTGACACCTTCTTCCCCCCCTGGATAAACCATGCTATG CACACATTTGTCCTTCCTGTTTTACTTGGAGAAGTGCTGGTGCAGCCTCACATCTACCCGCAGACTAAACATGCGATGGCAGCATTAGGAGGTGTGGGCATAGCTTACTTATCTTG GATTATATGGGTGTACTTGTCAGTTGGGATCTGGGTGTATCCCCTTCTTCAGCACTTCAGCACTGCTGGTCTGGCgtgcttcttctttttcaacATGTCTGTGGTGACATTGCTCTACGTGCTAGGAGACAAGCTCAACAGCCATATTTGGAGTAAGAGACATTAA